A portion of the Pedobacter cryoconitis genome contains these proteins:
- the cphA gene encoding cyanophycin synthetase, with translation MKILGIQVLRGPNIWSVNRKKLIQMRLDLEDMEQRPTNLIDGFGDRLEKMMPSLFTHRCSKGEPGGFFARIKEGTWMGHVIEHIALEIQTLAGMDTGFGRTRQTKTEGIYNVVFSYLEEKAGIYAAEASVKIAEALIGNLDYDLEFDIHRLRELRQMERLGPSTGSIVDEAIARDIPWIRLNKSSLIQLGYGKNQVRFRATMTEKTNSIAVDIAGDKDETKRILKDSAIPVANGVTISDISELDDAIERIGFPLVFKPLDGNHGKGASINVKTPEAAKLAFEHAKQYSRRIIIESFITGYDFRILVIDNKMVAAALRVPAHVTGNGTATVQQLIDKENEDPRRGYGHENVLTEILVDRDTLDLLSKKNYTLETVVPNGELVYLKSTANLSTGGTSIDVTDLVHPQNIFISERISRIIGLDICGIDVMAQNLTQPLTENGGVILEVNAAPGFRMHLAPSEGLPRNVAAPVIDMLYPPGKANRIPIIAVTGTNGKTTTTRLIAHIVKSNGTRVGFTTSDGIYVQNTMLMKGDTTGPVSAEFILRDPTVEFAVLETARGGILRAGLGFKRCDIGVVTNIQEDHLGIADIHSLKDLTRVKAVVIGAVKRDGWAVLNADNKYCVKIAETADCKVAYFSMDENNPVIVEHCKKGGSAAIYENGYITIKKGDWKIRVDKVTHIPLTFGGSVDFMIQNVLAATLSTFLWGYKIEDIRMSLETFIPSAAQTPGRMNIFKFKEFKILVDFAHNANGFNGIKDYLKTIEATEHIGVISGTGDRRDEDIRETARISAQMFDKIIICQEKYLRGRQQQDIIDILISGIREVKPDMEVIINNDSSDCLKFLIATAKSGSFITILSDTIDSAIEKVTEYLDKEFGI, from the coding sequence ATGAAAATACTCGGCATTCAAGTGCTAAGGGGACCAAATATCTGGTCGGTCAACAGGAAAAAACTAATACAGATGAGATTAGATCTGGAGGACATGGAACAACGTCCTACAAATCTGATTGATGGGTTTGGTGATCGTCTGGAAAAAATGATGCCAAGCTTATTTACGCACAGGTGCTCGAAAGGTGAACCCGGAGGCTTCTTCGCCCGTATAAAAGAAGGAACATGGATGGGTCATGTTATTGAACATATTGCGCTGGAAATCCAGACCCTTGCTGGTATGGATACTGGTTTTGGAAGGACAAGACAAACCAAAACAGAAGGCATCTATAATGTAGTATTCAGTTATCTGGAAGAAAAAGCAGGTATTTACGCTGCAGAAGCCAGTGTTAAAATTGCTGAGGCACTGATCGGCAACCTGGATTATGACCTTGAATTTGATATCCACCGGTTAAGGGAACTGAGACAAATGGAACGTCTTGGCCCAAGTACCGGATCTATTGTAGATGAAGCTATAGCAAGGGATATTCCATGGATAAGATTGAACAAAAGCTCTTTAATCCAGTTAGGCTATGGTAAAAACCAGGTGCGCTTCAGAGCGACCATGACTGAAAAAACAAACAGTATCGCTGTAGATATTGCCGGAGATAAAGACGAAACCAAAAGAATTTTAAAGGATTCTGCTATACCTGTTGCCAATGGAGTCACTATCTCTGATATCAGTGAACTGGATGATGCCATTGAAAGAATTGGCTTCCCCCTTGTATTTAAACCATTGGATGGAAATCACGGTAAAGGTGCTTCCATTAACGTTAAAACACCGGAAGCTGCTAAACTTGCCTTTGAACATGCAAAACAGTATTCCAGAAGAATAATCATTGAAAGCTTTATCACAGGCTACGATTTCAGAATTCTGGTTATCGACAATAAAATGGTTGCCGCAGCTTTACGCGTGCCAGCCCACGTTACCGGAAATGGAACCGCTACTGTTCAGCAATTAATTGATAAAGAAAACGAAGATCCACGACGCGGTTACGGACATGAAAATGTGTTAACAGAAATACTTGTAGACCGCGACACACTTGACTTGTTATCTAAAAAGAATTATACACTGGAAACTGTTGTACCAAATGGCGAGCTTGTTTATTTAAAGTCAACAGCGAACCTGAGTACAGGTGGAACATCTATTGATGTAACTGATCTTGTTCACCCGCAAAACATTTTTATCAGTGAGCGGATATCCCGTATTATCGGTTTAGATATCTGCGGAATTGATGTCATGGCACAAAACCTGACGCAACCACTTACAGAAAATGGTGGTGTAATTCTTGAAGTTAACGCTGCACCTGGATTTCGTATGCACCTTGCTCCAAGTGAAGGTTTACCAAGAAACGTTGCTGCACCAGTGATTGATATGTTATATCCTCCTGGTAAAGCCAATAGAATTCCAATTATCGCGGTAACTGGTACTAATGGGAAAACAACGACTACAAGGCTGATTGCACATATTGTGAAAAGCAATGGAACAAGAGTTGGTTTTACAACCTCGGATGGTATTTACGTTCAGAATACGATGCTGATGAAAGGTGATACAACCGGACCAGTGAGTGCAGAATTTATACTGAGAGATCCTACTGTTGAGTTTGCTGTATTAGAAACTGCCAGAGGAGGTATTCTGAGAGCCGGACTTGGATTTAAACGCTGTGACATCGGGGTAGTAACCAATATACAGGAAGATCATCTTGGAATTGCAGATATCCATAGCTTAAAGGATCTGACCAGAGTAAAGGCAGTTGTTATTGGAGCGGTGAAAAGAGACGGATGGGCAGTTTTGAATGCAGATAATAAATACTGCGTTAAAATAGCTGAAACGGCTGATTGTAAAGTGGCATACTTCAGCATGGATGAGAATAATCCTGTTATTGTAGAACATTGCAAAAAAGGTGGTTCCGCAGCAATCTATGAAAACGGTTACATTACGATCAAAAAAGGAGACTGGAAGATCAGGGTAGACAAAGTAACCCATATCCCGCTAACTTTTGGTGGTAGTGTTGATTTTATGATCCAGAACGTTCTGGCAGCAACGCTGTCTACCTTCCTTTGGGGATATAAGATTGAAGATATACGTATGTCTCTGGAGACCTTTATTCCTTCTGCGGCACAAACTCCAGGCAGAATGAACATCTTTAAATTTAAAGAGTTTAAAATCCTGGTAGATTTTGCACACAATGCGAATGGATTTAACGGAATCAAAGACTATCTGAAAACGATTGAGGCAACAGAGCATATCGGTGTAATCTCAGGAACCGGGGACAGACGTGATGAAGACATCAGAGAAACAGCGCGTATTTCTGCACAAATGTTTGATAAGATTATCATTTGTCAGGAAAAATATCTTCGCGGCCGTCAGCAGCAGGATATCATAGATATTTTGATCTCAGGCATCAGAGAAGTTAAACCTGATATGGAAGTCATTATTAATAATGACTCTTCAGACTGCTTGAAGTTCCTGATAGCAACAGCAAAATCAGGTTCTTTCATTACGATTCTAAGTGACACTAT